In Mixta intestinalis, the following are encoded in one genomic region:
- a CDS encoding DNA-directed RNA polymerase subunit alpha: MQGSVTEFLKPRLVDIEQLSSTHAKVTLEPLERGFGHTLGNALRRILLSSMPGCAVTEVEIDGVLHEYSTKEGVQEDILEILLNLKGLAVRVQGKDEVIITLNKSGIGPVTAADITHDGDVEIVKPQHVICHLTDENASINMRIKVQRGRGYVPASARIHSEEDERPIGRLLVDACYSPVDRIAYNVEAARVEQRTDLDKLVIEMETNGTIDPEEAIRRAATILAEQLEAFVDLRDVRQPEVKEEKPEFDPILLRPVDDLELTVRSANCLKAEAIHYIGDLVQRTEVELLKTPNLGKKSLTEIKDVLASRGLSLGMRLENWPPASIADE, encoded by the coding sequence CGCCAAGGTGACCCTTGAGCCTTTAGAGCGTGGCTTTGGCCATACTCTTGGTAACGCACTGCGCCGTATTCTGCTGTCATCCATGCCGGGTTGCGCGGTGACCGAGGTTGAGATTGATGGTGTACTTCATGAGTACAGCACCAAAGAGGGTGTACAGGAAGATATCCTGGAAATCCTGCTTAACCTGAAAGGGCTGGCGGTAAGAGTTCAGGGTAAAGATGAAGTTATCATTACTCTGAATAAATCTGGCATTGGCCCTGTGACTGCAGCCGACATCACCCATGATGGTGATGTCGAAATCGTCAAGCCGCAGCACGTGATCTGCCACCTGACTGATGAAAACGCATCTATTAATATGCGTATCAAAGTTCAGCGTGGCCGTGGTTATGTGCCGGCTTCTGCCCGAATTCATTCGGAAGAAGATGAGCGCCCGATCGGCCGTCTGTTAGTCGACGCCTGCTACAGCCCTGTAGACCGTATCGCCTACAATGTTGAAGCTGCGCGTGTAGAACAGCGTACCGACCTGGACAAGCTGGTCATCGAAATGGAAACCAACGGCACAATCGATCCTGAAGAGGCGATTCGTCGTGCGGCAACCATTCTGGCTGAACAACTCGAAGCTTTTGTTGACCTGCGTGATGTACGTCAGCCGGAAGTTAAAGAAGAGAAACCAGAATTCGATCCGATCCTGCTGCGCCCTGTTGACGATCTGGAATTGACTGTCCGCTCTGCTAACTGCCTCAAGGCAGAAGCTATCCACTACATCGGTGATCTGGTACAGCGTACCGAGGTTGAGCTGCTCAAAACGCCTAACCTGGGTAAAAAATCTCTTACCGAGATTAAAGACGTGCTGGCCTCACGTGGTCTTTCTCTGGGCATGCGCCTGGAAAACTGGCCGCCGGCAAGCATTGCTGATGAATAA
- the rplQ gene encoding 50S ribosomal protein L17, which produces MRHRKSGRQLNRNSSHRQAMFRNMAGSLVRHEIIKTTLPKAKELRRVVEPLITLAKTDSVANRRLAFARTRDNEIVAKLFNELGPRFASRAGGYTRILKCGFRAGDNAPMAYIELVDRPEAQAEAAAE; this is translated from the coding sequence ATGCGCCATCGTAAGAGTGGTCGTCAACTGAACCGCAACAGCAGCCATCGTCAGGCTATGTTCCGCAACATGGCCGGCTCTTTGGTTCGTCATGAGATCATCAAGACGACCCTGCCGAAAGCGAAAGAGCTGCGTCGCGTAGTTGAGCCGCTGATTACTCTTGCCAAGACCGACAGCGTAGCTAATCGTCGTCTGGCATTCGCCCGTACTCGTGATAACGAGATCGTGGCAAAACTGTTTAACGAGCTGGGCCCGCGTTTCGCGAGCCGTGCCGGTGGTTACACTCGCATTCTGAAGTGTGGCTTCCGTGCTGGTGACAACGCTCCGATGGCTTACATCGAGCTGGTTGATCGTCCAGAAGCTCAAGCAGAAGCTGCAGCAGAGTAA
- a CDS encoding DUF1992 domain-containing protein, with protein MWLLDQLAEQHILDAQKKGELSGLPGEGAPLVLDDDSHVPSELRAGYRLLKNAGYLPPELEMRREALELNDLIENLDPADKNHAACLKKLRLLEIKLLQAGMSTHFLSGAYREAIGKKLEKE; from the coding sequence ATGTGGTTGCTGGATCAACTTGCTGAGCAACATATCCTTGATGCCCAGAAGAAAGGCGAGCTGTCGGGATTACCTGGTGAGGGTGCGCCGCTGGTTCTGGATGATGACAGCCACGTTCCCTCAGAATTACGCGCTGGTTATCGCCTGTTGAAAAATGCCGGTTATCTGCCGCCTGAACTGGAAATGCGGCGTGAAGCGCTGGAGCTTAATGATTTGATTGAAAATCTGGATCCTGCTGATAAAAACCATGCGGCCTGCCTTAAAAAATTACGTCTACTGGAAATAAAGCTTCTTCAGGCAGGGATGAGCACCCATTTTCTTTCAGGAGCCTATCGTGAGGCTATTGGAAAAAAACTGGAGAAAGAGTAG
- a CDS encoding alternative ribosome-rescue factor A translates to MSGYQHKKGKIKDNALEALLHDPLFKTRVETNVKGKGSYRRKDKHCKKAGWEASGKADFTTGFLLNSEAIKKMSKSVTLFATAG, encoded by the coding sequence ATGTCCGGTTACCAACATAAAAAAGGTAAGATCAAAGATAATGCGCTTGAGGCGCTGTTACACGATCCGCTTTTTAAGACGCGCGTTGAGACTAATGTAAAAGGTAAGGGTAGCTATCGACGTAAAGATAAACATTGCAAAAAGGCGGGCTGGGAGGCCAGTGGTAAAGCAGACTTTACCACTGGCTTTCTGCTTAATAGCGAAGCGATAAAAAAGATGAGTAAAAGCGTTACTCTCTTCGCAACGGCTGGCTGA
- the mscL gene encoding large-conductance mechanosensitive channel protein MscL — translation MSFFKEFRDFAMRGNVVDLAVGVIIGAAFGKIVSSLVANIIMPPLGLLIGGVDFKQFTWVLKAAQGDTPAVVMEYGIFLQNVFDFVIIAFAIFVAIKLMNKLHTKKEVEKPAPKPSAEETLLTEIRDLLKQQNDKN, via the coding sequence ATGAGTTTTTTCAAAGAATTCCGTGATTTTGCGATGCGCGGTAATGTCGTCGATCTCGCAGTGGGCGTCATCATCGGTGCGGCGTTCGGCAAAATTGTTTCATCGCTGGTGGCAAATATCATTATGCCGCCGCTGGGCCTGTTGATTGGCGGGGTAGATTTCAAACAATTTACCTGGGTATTGAAGGCGGCGCAGGGAGATACTCCCGCGGTTGTCATGGAGTACGGGATTTTTCTGCAAAACGTCTTCGACTTCGTCATCATCGCCTTCGCTATTTTCGTTGCGATTAAATTGATGAATAAGCTTCATACCAAGAAGGAAGTGGAAAAACCGGCTCCGAAACCCAGCGCAGAAGAAACGCTGTTAACTGAAATACGTGACTTACTGAAGCAGCAGAACGATAAAAACTGA
- the trkA gene encoding Trk system potassium transporter TrkA has protein sequence MKIIILGAGQVGGTLAENLVGENNDITVVDTDALRLRQLQDKFDLRVVQGHGSHPRILREAGAQDADMLVAVTSSDETNMIACQIAYTLFNTPNRIARIRAADYIRDADKLFIPEAVPIDHLIAPEQLVIDNIYRLIEYPGALQVVNFAEGKVSLAVVKAYYGGPLIGNALSIMREHMPHIDTRVAAIFRQDRPIRPQGSTIVEAGDEVFFIAASQHIRAVMSEMQRLEKPYKRIMLVGGGNIGYGLAQRLEKNYSVKLIERNQQRAAELAERLQDTIVFYGDASDQELLAEEHIDQVDLFIAVTNDDEANIMSAMLAKKMGAKKVMVLIQRRAYVDLVQGSVIDIAISPQQATISALLGHVRKADIVSVSSLRRGVAEAIEAIAHGDETTSRVVGRLIEDIKLPPGTIIGAVVRGDDVMIANDNLRIEQGDHVIMFLTDKKFVSDVERLFQPSPFFL, from the coding sequence ATGAAGATAATCATTCTCGGAGCAGGTCAGGTAGGCGGTACGCTGGCTGAAAACCTGGTGGGCGAAAATAACGATATCACCGTAGTGGATACGGATGCGCTGCGCCTGCGTCAGTTACAGGATAAATTCGATTTACGTGTAGTACAGGGGCACGGTTCTCATCCACGGATTCTGCGGGAAGCAGGTGCGCAGGATGCCGATATGTTGGTTGCCGTTACCAGCTCAGATGAAACCAATATGATTGCCTGTCAGATCGCTTATACCCTCTTCAATACGCCTAATCGCATTGCCCGTATCCGTGCTGCCGATTACATCCGCGATGCAGACAAACTCTTTATCCCTGAAGCGGTACCCATCGATCACCTGATAGCTCCGGAGCAGCTGGTCATTGATAATATTTATCGTCTGATTGAATACCCCGGAGCGCTGCAGGTGGTCAACTTTGCTGAAGGTAAAGTCAGTCTGGCAGTGGTCAAAGCTTATTACGGTGGCCCATTGATCGGTAACGCGCTCTCTATAATGCGTGAGCATATGCCACATATAGATACTCGCGTTGCTGCTATTTTTCGCCAGGATCGTCCCATTCGTCCACAGGGATCAACAATTGTCGAAGCGGGCGATGAAGTCTTCTTTATTGCGGCCAGCCAGCATATCCGCGCGGTAATGAGTGAAATGCAGCGGCTGGAGAAACCTTATAAACGCATCATGTTAGTTGGCGGCGGGAATATCGGTTATGGCCTGGCACAGCGGCTGGAAAAAAATTACAGCGTAAAACTGATTGAACGTAATCAGCAACGTGCCGCAGAACTGGCAGAACGGCTACAGGACACCATTGTTTTTTATGGCGATGCTTCGGATCAGGAATTGCTGGCTGAAGAGCATATCGATCAGGTTGATCTTTTTATTGCCGTCACCAACGATGATGAAGCGAATATCATGTCCGCGATGCTCGCTAAAAAAATGGGTGCCAAAAAAGTGATGGTGTTGATCCAGCGGCGCGCCTATGTCGATCTGGTTCAGGGCAGCGTGATCGATATTGCGATCTCTCCACAACAGGCCACGATCTCTGCATTACTGGGCCACGTGCGTAAGGCAGATATTGTCAGCGTTTCTTCGCTAAGGCGCGGTGTCGCTGAAGCCATCGAAGCAATTGCCCACGGTGATGAAACAACCTCTCGTGTTGTCGGGCGTCTGATTGAAGATATTAAGCTACCACCGGGGACTATCATTGGTGCCGTGGTACGAGGCGATGATGTCATGATCGCCAATGACAATCTGCGTATCGAGCAGGGCGACCACGTGATTATGTTTTTGACCGACAAAAAATTTGTATCGGATGTAGAACGACTCTTCCAGCCCAGCCCCTTCTTCTTATAG